The Brachypodium distachyon strain Bd21 chromosome 4, Brachypodium_distachyon_v3.0, whole genome shotgun sequence nucleotide sequence gtacgtacgtgttAGAGCCCGTCACATGTTAATTTCACCTTTTCCAAGTCTCTGGTAACTTCGAGGAGCACCCCGACAGCATCATCCCGAGCTTGGTCGCGAGAGTCTCTGTCCTCCATGGTCGATCGACACGTCAATTCCACACCACACAAAGTCTAACGAGCTACAACTTGCTAGCCGTAACACGTCCTGGCAGCTGAATTAAAACAGCACCAGCAATAATACTACGACTCTCTTCAATTAGTTGACATTACATCGAGTTCACGACGGTTAATCTGCACGTGACGTGATCCGGTCGAATCGGTCAAAGGACAAAGTGTGTGTTTAATTACTACGTACTCGTCCTAGTAATAATCAAATATACGATCAGGATTCAGACACCTAGTGGATGTGGTTTCAGGTCAAAGTCAAAACCTGTCTACTCGTTTGCCGCCCATACGATTTCCTTGGCGTCGCTTTAAACCAACCTTCCTGCGTCTGAACAATATGCACGGACGATCTTTTCCCTTTTCGCAATGCAATTCGTGGCACGTTATACTTGTGCATATCGTTCGCCACCGCACGAACATAACGTGAATCCTAATTTCTGACGCCATTGAGATCtgcacacattttttttctttcgcaTTCAATCTCTGGCTCGTGCCAACGTTGACAAATCTCCGAGCCCCGCCGTACGGCTAGCTCCAGTGCGGCTGCAAAAGACGTAGTACGTCACCACCGTCGCCCGCTACTCACCTGTGTCCTGCGCAAAGCAAATCGTTGCCCCGCCACGTGTCCCACCGGAACGATTCGGACATTCAGACCATgtggtagtagtagtagctGCCAGGAAAAGGCCCAAGTAATCTCGCTCGTGAAGCCTCAGCCGTCCACCTGTCCCAAAAGCCGCCCAGCCCCGTATACcgaccgccggccgccggcctctATATATACCCACGCCACGCCCCGGCGCCATTGATCCCAGCTGAATATCTCTTCTCCGCACAACGAGCCAACGAAACCGCCAAAAGCAAAAGCGTCATCGTAATCTCCCTCCGGCCGGCCTTTCTTGGCTCCGTCGTTTCTCGCCAAGCGAGTTCGATCGCTCCAAAGACCTCAAATTTCTGGTCGATTAATCTGCGTACCGGAGAGTATAAACACCATGGGGAATCGCAAGAAGTTGCTGCAGTTTCTACGGCCGGacccggcggtggcggcggccaagTCGCCGTccatttcttcctcctcctgctccgacgacgaagacaacgacgacgcgctctcgccgctgccgtcccCGATGGCAACGCCCAGCAGCACGCAGACCTCAGCCACGGCGTCGCCCTACGCCGCCTCGCCATGGATAAACCTCCCCGGcctccgcgccggcgccggcgacaaCACGCCGGACCTGAAGACGACGACGGGGCTGCTCGGCTCCCTGGTGAAGCCAGACGGCCACGTGTACTCGCTGGCCGCGTCCGGGGACCTCCTCTACACGGGCACCGACTCCAAGAACGTCCGCGTCTGGCGCGACCACCGCGAGTCGTCCGCCGCCGGGTTCCGCTGCGGCAGCGGGCTGGTAAAGGCCATCGTCGTCTCCCCCTCCGACGGCCGCATCTTCACCGGCCACCAGGACGGCAAGATCCGCGTCTGGCTCCCCAATTCCTCTTccgacaacaacaacaacagcttcatcCAGCACAAGCGGGTGGGCTCGCTCCCGAGGCTGGGCGACTACCTGCGGAGCTCCGTGATGCCGTCGCGGTACGTGGAGAccggccggaggaggaagagctgCGTCTGGCTCAGGCACTTCGACGCCGTGTCGTGCCTGTccctggacgccgccgccggggtgCTGTATTCCGGGTCGTGGGACCGGAGCTTCAAGGCCTGGAGAGTCTCCGACTCGCGGTGCCTCGAGTCCATGGTGCACGCCCACGACGACGCGGTGAACGCCGTGGCTGTTGCGGGCTTCGACGCGCTCGTGTTCACCGGCTCCGCCGACGGGTCCGTCAAGGTCTGGCGCCGGGAGCACCTCGAAGAAgtcgcgaggaagaagaagaagaagaagaagggggggAAGACGACGAGGCACGTGATGGAGCGCGTGCTGAGGAAGGGGGACAGCGCCGTGAACGGCATCGCGGTGTGCGTCGAGGCGAGGGTGGTGTACGTGGGGTCCTCGGACGGCGCCGTGACCCACTGGCAatggcgccgcggcggagacggcggcgccccGCCGAGGAACGGCGGCGTGCTTCGCGGCCATGGGAACATGGCGGTGCTGtgcgtggccgtggccggcggGCGCGTggtggcgagcggcggcgcggacagGACCGTCTGCGTGTGGCGGCGCGACGAGGGCGCGCAGCATAGCAAGATCGCCGTGCTCAAGGGGCACACGGGGCCCGTCAAGTGCGTCGCCATGGACCTCGAGCTCGAGGACGAGGaccgcggccatggcgatggCGACGGGTACCGGCGGTGGGTGGTGTACAGCGGCAGCCTCGACGGGTCCGTCAAGGTGTGGCGCGTGTCCGACGCGCCGGACGCGAGcacgacgccgacgccggcgcgcgcATGGAACGgatcaccgtcgccgccgctggcggGCGCGTGGACGCCGTCCTCGCGGCTTCGGGGATGAACGCGCGGGGCAATGTAGAGCGCGCACGTGGAACCCGTGTGGCCGCGCGCGGTAGTCTGGCTAGCTAGGGAGTGAGTACGCAGTACGTAGGATTGACTACGTGTATGTACGCCGTATTTACGTATGCATGTACGGTGTGGCGTATGTTGattgatttgttttgtttgattgTTTTCTGGAGGCCGGCGTGGGCCCGCAAATGGAATGGACGGTGGGATGATGTTGATGGGCTTGATTATTTGTGGTGGAGATTTGGTCGGTGATCGATCGGAGCGGCTGGTGGCGGGGGCCCGGCTGGGGAGACCATGACTGCTGACTTGCTCAGAGATCCATTTGTACACTCTCTCGAGTAAGCAAAGGGGGAATGGATTTAATTAGCTGTGACTTTCGGAGATGTGAACGGTGTGTTTTCGTGTCTCTTT carries:
- the LOC100840268 gene encoding protein JINGUBANG — translated: MGNRKKLLQFLRPDPAVAAAKSPSISSSSCSDDEDNDDALSPLPSPMATPSSTQTSATASPYAASPWINLPGLRAGAGDNTPDLKTTTGLLGSLVKPDGHVYSLAASGDLLYTGTDSKNVRVWRDHRESSAAGFRCGSGLVKAIVVSPSDGRIFTGHQDGKIRVWLPNSSSDNNNNSFIQHKRVGSLPRLGDYLRSSVMPSRYVETGRRRKSCVWLRHFDAVSCLSLDAAAGVLYSGSWDRSFKAWRVSDSRCLESMVHAHDDAVNAVAVAGFDALVFTGSADGSVKVWRREHLEEVARKKKKKKKGGKTTRHVMERVLRKGDSAVNGIAVCVEARVVYVGSSDGAVTHWQWRRGGDGGAPPRNGGVLRGHGNMAVLCVAVAGGRVVASGGADRTVCVWRRDEGAQHSKIAVLKGHTGPVKCVAMDLELEDEDRGHGDGDGYRRWVVYSGSLDGSVKVWRVSDAPDASTTPTPARAWNGSPSPPLAGAWTPSSRLRG